In Elaeis guineensis isolate ETL-2024a chromosome 1, EG11, whole genome shotgun sequence, a genomic segment contains:
- the LOC105034547 gene encoding uncharacterized protein isoform X1, translating into MHPPLTLHRHPMCAEIIEQFQKCHIDHPIAKFFGQCTELKIKLDRCFREEVGFLPFPSATTKALKRKANFEKSKILKERIQAQRQEMTKKGLE; encoded by the exons ATGCACCCTCCTCTGACTTTGCATAGGCATCCGATGTGTGCAGAG ATCATTGAACAGTTTCAAAAGTGCCATATAGACCATCCTATTGCAAAATTCTTTGGGCAATGTACTGAGCTGAAGATAAAGCTGGACCGCTGTTTCCGTGAGGAAGTGGGTTTCCTTCCTTTTCCATCTGCTACTACA AAAGCTTTGAAACGGAAGGCTAATTTTGAAAAGAGTAAGATCTTGAAGGAGAGGATTCAGGCCCAGAGACAAGAAATGACCAAGAAAGGCCTTGAATAA
- the LOC105034547 gene encoding uncharacterized protein isoform X2 — protein sequence MHPPLTLHRHPMCAEIIEQFQKCHIDHPIAKFFGQCTELKIKLDRCFREEKALKRKANFEKSKILKERIQAQRQEMTKKGLE from the exons ATGCACCCTCCTCTGACTTTGCATAGGCATCCGATGTGTGCAGAG ATCATTGAACAGTTTCAAAAGTGCCATATAGACCATCCTATTGCAAAATTCTTTGGGCAATGTACTGAGCTGAAGATAAAGCTGGACCGCTGTTTCCGTGAGGAA AAAGCTTTGAAACGGAAGGCTAATTTTGAAAAGAGTAAGATCTTGAAGGAGAGGATTCAGGCCCAGAGACAAGAAATGACCAAGAAAGGCCTTGAATAA
- the LOC140858099 gene encoding uncharacterized protein, whose protein sequence is MSEDVHGRAYRQFVLLAVISLQFILGLGDGPSTSNNATTADARSSSSSKAGIEILYICLGVAGFGILSIFLFKHWQKKKREEQHARLLRLFEEDDELELELGLQD, encoded by the exons ATGAGCGAAGACGTACACGGAAGAGCCTACCGACAATTCGTCCTCCTCGCCGTGATATCTCTTCAATTCATCTTAG GCCTAGGCGACGGTCCATCAACTTCCAACAATGCAACAACGGCTGATGCCCGTTCCAGCTCTAGTAGCAAAGCAGGAATTGAGATACTTTATATATGTCTTGGAGTTGCCGGTTTTGGGATATTGTCTATTTTCCTTTTCAAGCATtggcagaaaaagaagagggAAGAGCAACATGCACGCCTCTTAAGGCTGTTTGAAGAGGACGATGAGCTTGAGCTTGAACTTGGTCTTCAGGATTGA
- the LOC109505502 gene encoding uncharacterized protein encodes MLLMVDKCLECQSSYSETLIVHFLIIHYSEGSAIVFQREMLSSEEDICFTLLNCVLIILLDFWASYYFLSYIISFKWIFCFAGKNIGVSQLLKFCGSVVKGRRPDVEAYGSFAVLSRLMFFCNASGVCCLALKHQKIDQTSGMNMFDITDEARGSGIK; translated from the exons ATGCTTCTGATGGTGGATAAATGTTTGG AATGCCAGTCAAGTTATTCAGAAACATTGATAGTTCATTTCCTCATCATTCATTACTCTGAAG GCAGTGCGATCGTTTTCCAAAGAGAAATGCTGTCATCAGAAGAGGATATTTGTTTTACTCTGCTTAATTGTGTCCTCATAATTCTACTTGATTTCTGGGCCTCCTATTATTTTCTATCATATATCATCAGCTTCAAATGGATATTTTGTTTTGCTGGAAAGAACATTGGTGTATCGCAACTATTGAAGTTTTGTGGTTCTGTAGTTAAAGGTAGGAGACCAGATGTCGAGGCTTATGGTTCTTTTGCAGTGCTGTCAAGGCTTATGTTCTTTTGCAATGCTAGTGGGGTCTGCTGTTTGGCGCTTAAACATCAGAAGATAGACCAAACCTCTGGAATGAACATGTTTGACATAACTGATGAAGCTAGAGGAAGTGGGATTAAATAG